One window of the Triticum dicoccoides isolate Atlit2015 ecotype Zavitan chromosome 3B, WEW_v2.0, whole genome shotgun sequence genome contains the following:
- the LOC119282015 gene encoding protein FAR1-RELATED SEQUENCE 5-like has product MWANENRRLQYKIFGDVVTCETTYRTNLYNMPFGLFVGVNNHFQSIIFAGVLVVDETEESFMWAFSEFLRMMVGVAPRTVLIDQNKAMELALNSIMPNTAHRWCKWPVLKKAKKTLGPLYSKKSDFSLEFHKVGNSMLTVDEFEEGWRMLLEKDKLQTHPYMTRLFEAGRSGRSHISKGRPVIKAR; this is encoded by the exons ATGTGGGCAAACGAAAACAGGAGACTGCAGTATAAAATTTTCGGAGATGTAGTGACATGTGAAACAACTTATCGAACTAATCTGTACAACATGCCATTTGGGCTTTTTGTGGGGGTGAACAACCATTTCCAGAGCATTATCTTTGCTGGTGTGCTGGTAGTGGACGAGACTGAAGAAAGTTTCATGTGGGCCTTCTCTGAATTTCTCAGGATGATGGTAGGGGTGGCACCAAGGACAGTTCTGATAG ATCAGAATAAGGCAATGGAGCTTGCGCTGAATAGTATCATGCCAAACACAGCGCATCGATGGTGTAAATGGCCTGTGTTGAAGAAAGCAAAGAAGACCCTCGGGCCACTGTACAGCAAGAAGAGTGATTTCAGTCTGGAATTCCATAAAGTTGGGAACAGCATGCTGACTGTAGATGAATTCGAGGAAGGGTGGCGCATGCTGCTGGAGAAGGACAAACTACAAACACATCCATACATGACTCGGCTCTTTGAGGCTGGGAGAAGTGGGCGAAGCCATATTTCAAAG GGCAGGCCAGTAATAAAGGCCAGATAA